A portion of the Cololabis saira isolate AMF1-May2022 chromosome 17, fColSai1.1, whole genome shotgun sequence genome contains these proteins:
- the polh gene encoding DNA polymerase eta isoform X1 produces MEYGKERVVALVDMDCFYVQVEQRLNPALEKTPCVVAQYKTWKGGGIIAVSYEARAHGVTRNMWVEDAKKLCPDLQVARVRESHGKADLTHYRDASVEVIEVMSRFAVIERASIDEAYMDLTAGVQQRLKAMTDKEIDACLLKATYIQGYPQIGLESSSEDGVLTEDSVLDKEEQRSRGLQQWLTSLPPSSGEQNSADLQLTVGAIIVEEMRAAVEKHTGFQCSAGISHNKVLAKLACGLNKPNRQTVLPLDSVAELFNSLPIGKIRNLGGKLGASITEALGVENMGDLTRFSKAQLGQHFGEKTGQWLHDLCRGIDFEAVKPRQLPKSIGCSKNFPGKTSLATKEQVQYWLNQLALELEERLTKDKETNGRVAKQLTVGVRQLGDKRPSSFSRCCALVRYEATKISSDSFAIIKSLNTAGNHQAAWTPPLSLLHLSASKFSDAPSAGGIAGFLSSDVASTQSSFSSTQPTSKLKNESTCNQPGSIQSFFQKAAEKQKQVRKNGEEEEDGTGAKEVPLLVKLDEESATDGQTETETCPSVSSSTRLSHSKISSASPNSGISSFFQKKTFERSSQVSVSSPNKMDSGQKPGVIDKEDTDSIKSCTQSKNGSTFTSHQSPDKELREEAETAPGPTHFPPSVIREDILSCERCGEEVLVWEMPEHNDYHFALDLQKSLSSSTASTTLSCSSSVISSPPSTSLTPLRARAGGTAQSSQGKTKPRGHTGPAPKRPRSQGGSTGTLDSFFKKT; encoded by the exons ATGGAGTACGGGAAGGAGAGAGTGGTGGCGTTGGTCGACATGGACTGTTTCTACGTGCAGGTGGAGCAGCGGCTCAACCCGGCCCTTGAGAAAACTCCCTGCGTGGTGGCGCAGTACAAGACCTGGAAGGGGGGCGG TATCATAGCTGTGAGCTACGAGGCAAGGGCCCATGGTGTAACCAGGAACATGTGGGTGGAGGATGCAAAAAAGCTGTGTCCAGATCTGCAGGTGGCACGGGTGCGCGAATCTCACGGCAAGGCAGACCTGACCCA TTACCGGGACGCCAGCGTGGAAGTGATTGAAGTGATGTCTCGCTTTGCTGTGATTGAGAGGGCCAGCATTGATGAGGCCTACATGGACTTGACCGCTGGAGTCCAGCAGCGGCTGAAAGCCATGACTGACAAAGAAATTGACGCTTGCCTCCTCAAGGCCACCTACATCCAAGGGTACCCTCAAATTGGACTTGAATCGTCCTCTGAAGATGGCGTACTTACAGAGGACTCTGTCTTGGATAAAG agGAGCAGAGGTCCAGAGGTCTCCAGCAGTGGCTGACGTCCTTACCTCCTTCATCAGGTGAGCAGAACTCTGCAGACTTGCAGCTAACTGTGGGAGCGATCATTGTGGAGGAAATGAGggcagctgtggaaaaacacacaggTTTCCAGTGTTCAGCAGGAATATCACATAATAAG GTGTTGGCCAAGCTAGCCTGCGGTCTGAACAAACCCAACAGACAAACTGTCCTGCCTTTGGACTCCGTGGCAGAACTTTTCAATTCGCTGCCCATCGGCAAGAT TCGAAACCTGGGGGGGAAGCTGGGAGCTTCAATTACAGAAGCTCTGGGAGTCGAGAACATGGGAGACCTCACTCGCTTCTCTAAGGCACAACTAGGGCAGCACTTTGGAGAAAAAACAGG CCAGTGGTTGCATGACTTGTGTCGGGGGATTGATTTTGAAGCTGTTAAACCCAGACAGCTGCCCAAGTCCATCGGCTGTAGTAAAAACTTCCCTGGGAAGACATCGCTGGCTACTAAAGAGCAG GTCCAGTACTGGCTTAATCAACTGGCCCTGGAGTTGGAGGAGAGGCTGACCAAAGACAAGGAAACG AATGGCAGAGTGGCTAAGCAGCTAACAGTCGGGGTGCGTCAGCTCGGTGACAAGAGGCCGAGCAGCTTCTCTCGGTGCTGTGCGTTGGTGCGCTATGAGGCGACCAAAATATCCAGCGACAGCTTTGCCATTATCAAGAGCCTCAACACAGCAGGAAACCACCAGGCTGCCTG GACGCCACCTCTCTCCCTGCTCCATCTGTCAGCCAGCAAATTTAGCGATGCCCCCTCAGCTGGGGGCATCGCTGGCTTTCTTTCAAGTGACGTGGCTTCAACTCAGAGTTCTTTCTCCAGCACTCAGCCAACCTCTAAACTGAAAAATGAATCCACATGCAATCAACCTGGCAGCATTCAGTCTTTCTTTCAAAAGGCAGCTGAGAAACAAAAACAGGTTAGGAAGaatggagaggaggaagaggatggtACAGGTGCCAAAGAGGTCCCCCTACTGGTCAAACTTGATGAAGAATCTGCCACTGATGGTCAGACGGAGACGGAAACCTGCCCCTCTGTATCTTCATCTACAAGGTTGTCTCATTCTAAAATCAGCTCGGCCAGCCCAAACTCGGGCATCTCCTCTTTCTTCCAGAAGAAAACCTTTGAAAGAAGCTCCCAGGTCTCTGTCTCCTCTCCAAACAAGATGGACTCGGGACAAAAACCAGGAGTTATAGACAAAGAGGACACTGATTCTATTAAATCATGTACGCAGTCAAAAAACGGCTCAACGTTTACATCTCATCAGTCACCTGACAAAGAGTTAAGGGAAGAAGCAGAGACTGCTCCAGGACCGACTCACTTTCCTCCCAGTGTGATCAGAGAAGACATATTGAGCTGTGAACGCTGTGGTGAAGAGGTGCTGGTCTGGGAAATGCCTGAACATAATGACTATCACTTTGCTTTGGACCTCCAGAAATCCCTCTCTTCATCCACAGCTTCAACAACCCTGTCTTGCTCCTCCTCCGTGATCTCCTCTCCCCCCAGCACATCCCTGACTCCTCTCAGAGCAAGAGCAGGGGGCACAGCCCAGTCCTCGCAGGGCAAGACCAAACCCAGAGGACACACGGGACCTGCGCCAAAGAGACCCCGCTCCCAGGGAGGAAGTACAGGGACTCTGGATTCCTTTTTCAAGAAGACCTAA
- the polh gene encoding DNA polymerase eta isoform X2: protein MWVEDAKKLCPDLQVARVRESHGKADLTHYRDASVEVIEVMSRFAVIERASIDEAYMDLTAGVQQRLKAMTDKEIDACLLKATYIQGYPQIGLESSSEDGVLTEDSVLDKEEQRSRGLQQWLTSLPPSSGEQNSADLQLTVGAIIVEEMRAAVEKHTGFQCSAGISHNKVLAKLACGLNKPNRQTVLPLDSVAELFNSLPIGKIRNLGGKLGASITEALGVENMGDLTRFSKAQLGQHFGEKTGQWLHDLCRGIDFEAVKPRQLPKSIGCSKNFPGKTSLATKEQVQYWLNQLALELEERLTKDKETNGRVAKQLTVGVRQLGDKRPSSFSRCCALVRYEATKISSDSFAIIKSLNTAGNHQAAWTPPLSLLHLSASKFSDAPSAGGIAGFLSSDVASTQSSFSSTQPTSKLKNESTCNQPGSIQSFFQKAAEKQKQVRKNGEEEEDGTGAKEVPLLVKLDEESATDGQTETETCPSVSSSTRLSHSKISSASPNSGISSFFQKKTFERSSQVSVSSPNKMDSGQKPGVIDKEDTDSIKSCTQSKNGSTFTSHQSPDKELREEAETAPGPTHFPPSVIREDILSCERCGEEVLVWEMPEHNDYHFALDLQKSLSSSTASTTLSCSSSVISSPPSTSLTPLRARAGGTAQSSQGKTKPRGHTGPAPKRPRSQGGSTGTLDSFFKKT, encoded by the exons ATGTGGGTGGAGGATGCAAAAAAGCTGTGTCCAGATCTGCAGGTGGCACGGGTGCGCGAATCTCACGGCAAGGCAGACCTGACCCA TTACCGGGACGCCAGCGTGGAAGTGATTGAAGTGATGTCTCGCTTTGCTGTGATTGAGAGGGCCAGCATTGATGAGGCCTACATGGACTTGACCGCTGGAGTCCAGCAGCGGCTGAAAGCCATGACTGACAAAGAAATTGACGCTTGCCTCCTCAAGGCCACCTACATCCAAGGGTACCCTCAAATTGGACTTGAATCGTCCTCTGAAGATGGCGTACTTACAGAGGACTCTGTCTTGGATAAAG agGAGCAGAGGTCCAGAGGTCTCCAGCAGTGGCTGACGTCCTTACCTCCTTCATCAGGTGAGCAGAACTCTGCAGACTTGCAGCTAACTGTGGGAGCGATCATTGTGGAGGAAATGAGggcagctgtggaaaaacacacaggTTTCCAGTGTTCAGCAGGAATATCACATAATAAG GTGTTGGCCAAGCTAGCCTGCGGTCTGAACAAACCCAACAGACAAACTGTCCTGCCTTTGGACTCCGTGGCAGAACTTTTCAATTCGCTGCCCATCGGCAAGAT TCGAAACCTGGGGGGGAAGCTGGGAGCTTCAATTACAGAAGCTCTGGGAGTCGAGAACATGGGAGACCTCACTCGCTTCTCTAAGGCACAACTAGGGCAGCACTTTGGAGAAAAAACAGG CCAGTGGTTGCATGACTTGTGTCGGGGGATTGATTTTGAAGCTGTTAAACCCAGACAGCTGCCCAAGTCCATCGGCTGTAGTAAAAACTTCCCTGGGAAGACATCGCTGGCTACTAAAGAGCAG GTCCAGTACTGGCTTAATCAACTGGCCCTGGAGTTGGAGGAGAGGCTGACCAAAGACAAGGAAACG AATGGCAGAGTGGCTAAGCAGCTAACAGTCGGGGTGCGTCAGCTCGGTGACAAGAGGCCGAGCAGCTTCTCTCGGTGCTGTGCGTTGGTGCGCTATGAGGCGACCAAAATATCCAGCGACAGCTTTGCCATTATCAAGAGCCTCAACACAGCAGGAAACCACCAGGCTGCCTG GACGCCACCTCTCTCCCTGCTCCATCTGTCAGCCAGCAAATTTAGCGATGCCCCCTCAGCTGGGGGCATCGCTGGCTTTCTTTCAAGTGACGTGGCTTCAACTCAGAGTTCTTTCTCCAGCACTCAGCCAACCTCTAAACTGAAAAATGAATCCACATGCAATCAACCTGGCAGCATTCAGTCTTTCTTTCAAAAGGCAGCTGAGAAACAAAAACAGGTTAGGAAGaatggagaggaggaagaggatggtACAGGTGCCAAAGAGGTCCCCCTACTGGTCAAACTTGATGAAGAATCTGCCACTGATGGTCAGACGGAGACGGAAACCTGCCCCTCTGTATCTTCATCTACAAGGTTGTCTCATTCTAAAATCAGCTCGGCCAGCCCAAACTCGGGCATCTCCTCTTTCTTCCAGAAGAAAACCTTTGAAAGAAGCTCCCAGGTCTCTGTCTCCTCTCCAAACAAGATGGACTCGGGACAAAAACCAGGAGTTATAGACAAAGAGGACACTGATTCTATTAAATCATGTACGCAGTCAAAAAACGGCTCAACGTTTACATCTCATCAGTCACCTGACAAAGAGTTAAGGGAAGAAGCAGAGACTGCTCCAGGACCGACTCACTTTCCTCCCAGTGTGATCAGAGAAGACATATTGAGCTGTGAACGCTGTGGTGAAGAGGTGCTGGTCTGGGAAATGCCTGAACATAATGACTATCACTTTGCTTTGGACCTCCAGAAATCCCTCTCTTCATCCACAGCTTCAACAACCCTGTCTTGCTCCTCCTCCGTGATCTCCTCTCCCCCCAGCACATCCCTGACTCCTCTCAGAGCAAGAGCAGGGGGCACAGCCCAGTCCTCGCAGGGCAAGACCAAACCCAGAGGACACACGGGACCTGCGCCAAAGAGACCCCGCTCCCAGGGAGGAAGTACAGGGACTCTGGATTCCTTTTTCAAGAAGACCTAA
- the gtpbp2a gene encoding GTP-binding protein 2, which produces MDARVSDLFSSGNGHGSNNKPGNGSGSGSGAASKKSGGKNKKAKTRFSRNLRPSKNTPYLPPEAEEGNIEYKLKLVNPTQYRFEHLATQMKWRLQEGRGEAVYQIGVEDNGMLVGLSEEELRASLKTLHRLAEKVGADVTVLREREVDYDSDVTRKIAEVLIRKVPDDQQFLDLRVAVLGNVDSGKSTLLGVLTQGELDNGRGRARLNLFRHLHEIQTGRTSSISFEILGFNSKGEVVNYSESRTAEEICESASKMITFIDLAGHHKYLKTTIFGLTSYCPDFAMLVVSANTGIVGTTREHLGLAMALKVPIFIVVSKVDLCTQATVERTVRQLERVLKQPGCNKVPLVISSTDDAVTAAQQFAMTPSITPIFTLSSVSGESLDLLKVFFNIIPPLSNSKEQEELMQQLTEFQVDEIYTVPEVGTVVGGTLYSGICREGDHLVVGPTESGQFHKLTVGSIQRNRSACRVLRAGQAATLALGNFDRSLLRKGMVMVSPEMDPTICWMFEAEIVLLFHAKTFHKGFQVTVHIGNVRQTATVEAVHGKEELRTGEKGVVLFKFIKHPEYLKVGAKVLFREGATKGIGHVTKLQPIAQY; this is translated from the exons ATGGATGCGCGGGTTTCTGACTTGTTCAGCTCAGGAAATGGACACGGCTCTAACAACAAGCCGGGAAATGGCTCTGGCTCCGGCTCCGGGGCTGCCTCCAAGAAGTCTGGTGGAAAGAACAAGAAAGCAAAGACTCGTTTCTCTCGCAACTTGAGACCGAGCAAGAACACCCCATATCTACCTCCGGAG GCCGAGGAGGGAAATATAGAGTATAAG CTAAAGCTGGTGAACCCGACACAGTACCGCTTTGAGCACCTCGCAACGCAAATGAAATGGAGACTGCAGGAGGGTCGAGGCGAAGCCGTCTATCAAATCGGTGTGGAGGATAATGGCATGCTGGTGGGTCTGTCTGAGGAGGAATTGAGGGCATCACTAAAGACACTCCACAGACTGGCTGAAAA AGTTGGCGCTGACGTTACAGTTCTCAGAGAGCGGGAGGTGGATTATGACTCTGATGTGACTCGTAAAATTGCTGAAGTTCTCATTCGGAAGGTTCCAGATGACCAACAG TTCTTAGACCTACGAGTGGCGGTGCTAGGTAATGTGGACTCGGGCAAGTCCACTCTGCTGGGTGTTTTGACACAGGGTGAGCTGGACAATGGACGGGGAAGAGCGAGACTCAACCTATTCAGACATCTGCATGAGATCCAGACTGGACGCACTTCAAGCATCAGCTTTGAGATTCTTGGGTTCAACAGTAAAGGAGAG GTTGTGAATTACAGCGAGTCTCGAACGGCTGAGGAGATTTGTGAGAGTGCCTCCAAAATGATCACATTTATTGACCTGGCAGGTCACCACAAGTACCTAAAAACCACCATTTTTGGCCTCACCAGCTACTGTCCAGATTTTGCGATGCTGGTCGTCAGTGCAAACACAGGCATTG TTGGTACGACTCGGGAGCATCTGGGGCTTGCTATGGCCCTGAAGGTGCCCATCTTCATTGTTGTCAGTAAAGTGGACCTCTGCACACAGGCCACTGTGGAGCGCACAGTGAGGCAGTTGGAGCGAGTCTTGAAACAGCCGGGCTGCAACAAGGTGCCCTTGGTCATAAGCAGTACAGATGATGCCGTCACAGCAGCACAGCAGTTTGCCATGACTCCTAG TATAACGCCGATCTTCACCTTGTCCAGTGTGAGTGGTGAGAGCTTGGACCTGCTCAAGGTCTTCTTCAACATTATCCCTCCTCTCAGCAACAGCAAGGAGCAGGAAGAGCTAATGCAGCAGCTAACAGAGTTTCAG GTGGATGAAATCTACACAGTTCCAGAGGTGGGAACAGTGGTGGGAGGTACTTTGTACAG CGGCATTTGCCGTGAGGGGGATCATCTTGTTGTGGGCCCCACAGAGTCGGGGCAGTTTCACAAGCTGACTGTTGGCAGCATCCAAAGGAATCGCTCAGCGTGCAGGGTACTCAGGGCTGGTCAAGCTGCTACGCTCGCCCTGGGCAACTTCGATCGGTCGCTACTACGCAAG GGCATGGTGATGGTGAGTCCAGAGATGGACCCTACCATCTGCTGGATGTTTGAAGCTGAGATTGTGCTACTCTTCCATGCCAAGACCTTTCATAAGGGATTTCAGGTTACTGTGCACATTGGCAATGTGAGACAGACGGCCACTGTGGAAGCTGTGCACGGCAAG GAGGAGCTAAGGACCGGGGAGAAAGGGGTGGTTCTCTTCAAGTTCATTAAGCACCCGGAATATCTGAAAGTGGGGGCTAAGGTTCTCTTCAGGGAGGGGGCAACCAAAGGTATTGGTCACGTCACCAAGCTGCAGCCCATTGCCCAGTACTGA